AGAGGAAATACGTCACCACGGCGCCTGCAGATAGGCAGCCGGagttacaattttcaatcacacgAACGAAATAGTATTCCGGTATTGCCTATCTGTAGGCGCCGAAGTGGCATGTTTCCACATTTAGGTCCGGTATGTTCCAGCGGTTCCAGCCTTACTTGACGCCTGCTTGGAGAATTGAGTTGAATATGAGTACAGGTGTGCATGCGGAGTTGCCAATCCGAGTAAAAGCAAGCGAGTAAATTAAGCAAAGAACCAGGAGGCCGTTTTCAATGTTGCGATTAAGTTATTCGATACTTACTTCACGGTATAATGTGAAATAATCGAGTTAACCTTGCAATTATGTTCAATTTCCGAAAACTGaagaaattgcaatttttgaaTTGCGGCGGTTAAATGAtacttaaaatatttcacgcaTTTCGGGTATTTTGcatgcaattattttttcatttggtaccattgtgtatgtatgcatagTAGATAAGTCTCTGAAATTAAGGTAATAACGATATCAAATGATGGATGAGGAAGAAGCTGCACAAGTaaaaaacgttaaaatttTCGTAAGAATTTTACCTCTTACGAAAATTTGTGAATCTCTTCTGAAGCTTGATGACAACGGAAAGGTGAGTGAGGAGgattataaaaaatgcaaTCTTGTCGTCATATCTACAGTACTGCTAAGGTGATTCGATCGGTCAGACAGTAAAAGCTGTAGAATCGGGATTTATTTACTTGTCCATGTAACTTCAGTGCCGACGTATGTAATAAATGAATACTTTGACAGGACATGTACGTACGCTGTTCGCAAGATATCAAGTATGACAGAGTAGTGAAATCCAAAAGCCCGGTTTATTGGCGGTTTGCAACGGATCGAGTCTTCTACAACTGCTCACAAGAAGAAGTTTATGAAAGCGTCACCAAAGACTTGCTGAAAAAGTGAATACTCGTTCATTTGCAGTAACGAATAAATACCAtgttaaaattttccatcgctTAAGCATTTTAGATGGGGCTAATAGCGTTCTCGTAAGTTACGGACAAACCGGCACTGGAAAAAGCTTCACAACTGCTGGATTGAGAAACAATTATGAAGTAAAAAACATAACTTTAAAGTGATCTGAAAATCATACATACCGTAATGCCTTGTTGCTTTCTCAGATTCCTTAATTTATTCGTgcatgttaatttttttagcaCAGAGGCATTATTGCACGGATGTTATCAGATATGCTTGAAGAGAAACGGAATAGGAAATATTCCGATGCAATCGAATATCGCATGAGCTACGTAGAAATATACAAAAATCAAGTAAAGGATTTGCTGGTCGGAAAAAACGGCCGAGCAAAATTTAATATCCGTGAGGCCTTGAAGGTTTAACCGCTGTTGAGCTCTTTCGGAGTATTGACTATTTCACCCGAAACGTGTCTAAAAGTACttcataatttattcagaACGTTACTTCAGTACCCGTAAACAGTGAAGATGAAACTCTGAAGAAAATATTCGAAGGCGAAGCACGCAAGTCAATCGAACAAGGAGAAACGTACGATGCGTCCCATCAAGGCACGAGCATCCTTACATTTCACGTGTCGAACACCAGTTTGATTACATCGTGGGCAGTGGCGACACATTCGAGAGTAAGATAATGGGGGATGAATTGCATGACGTAACTGTCAGGAgtaatcagaaaaatttttgcagattCACATCGTCGATATGGCCGGTTTCGATTCTGTTGGAAATTCGGGTTGCCGTAAATCAGCCGAGCAAATTTGCAACGCAAATTTGGACAAGGCAAAATTGGAACAGTTTATTCTCGCTTTGCGGAACCCGAACAGATCCAACATCCCTCGGCACAGTAGCAACTTGCTCAAATATTTGGGTCACGCATTCGAACTAAGCTCTTTATTGCGGTAATCAGTCTTATATCTACACCGCAGGTGAAATTCATCGAACTTAAAAGTTTTTGTCCAATTATGAACAGTTTCATCGCACACATCCGTGTAACCGACGAAGATCTAATTTTGACATTATCAACGTTGAGATTTGCCAGCAACGTGAAGAAGTTGAAACCAAAGAAGATCCGGTACGATGTTATGCCAGAATCTGACATCGAGGTGGGGAAGTTGCGAGAGAACATTGCTCGCTTGAGAAAGGAGTTGGCCGTGAACAATATGCTCCTTCATCAGGAGCCATTGGGGAACGTGTCGACGGCGAGAGCAAAGCAAATCGAACAGGATGCCATTGACTTCCTAAATGGTGGCTTGGACGATTTGATGCTTTTGAGTTTGTCCCAGTCTCAAATATTGCTTAAGACGTTCAAGGAGTTGTTTGCAAAGTTGGTGATAGCAATGTCCAATTAACCTTTGAAAATTCTCACCATTTAATAGCAAAAAAATCACTACGTTTGCAGGCTTGAAGCAGACCACAAAGTAGCCTTGGAGCAAGCAGCGCGAGATGCTTACGATTTGGCTGCAAAAGATATAAAGGGTTCCACCTTGTCACTGACTAAACCGTCCAAGGTGATTGAAATGTTTCAACTATTCCAAATACGTGCCAGATAGCGTGAAACTAAAATAAGTTCGAGTCTACAAGATGTCTTTAAGACACAAGACGCCAATTTGACGTCGAAAACTGACAGGGGGGGTACATGTATCCGGGGTGACCGTtcttgataaaatttgaactgCAGGTGAAACTCGGATCTCGCTTCACcagttcaaattttatcagcaTCGGTCACCCCATATGCATGTGCTCCCCTTGTGAATCATAAGATGTAGGTCATTTAGACGTATTCTCGTACGATTTGTTATCTAGAAGATGGTCACACATTAATTTATGTTGCTTGCATTAGATTATCAACTGCAAATGGGTCACGCCTGCTAATCCGTCTGGCTAATTACCACTGGTATTAAATAGATTGATGATCTGATTGTTAGATTGTAGTAACGAGTGGTACTGGGAAAATACGACGTAAGAAATCTACTGGGGAACGTTTATCGAAGGTGACATCGTCATCTTCAGTTGGCGAAGATGAAACTGTGATTGACAAAGTTGGCGAAATAGAGGATCAAGGTATACAACGTAGATTAGTCAGATTTGCCGGTAAAGCTACTACCGCAAAAGGTTTATCCAAAATTTGACTGTTTTCTCATTAAACAATTAATGGACCGTCTGAAACAAAAGTTGGgaagatagaaaaaatcgCTCAATAAACTTCCAGTAATGTTATTTGCGCGAATAACTTGAATCAAGGAACCTCCTTATTACGCAATAGACATGATTCTGAGAAAAttagaatgataaaaataaaataccgacgatttgagaaaacttttcaaaattagaaAGTTCGAAACGACTGAACTATTATTCTGATTctggtattatttttatccgattCGAGTTTACCATCATTTGCATGAATAATGTTGACGGCAGTTTTTTTAACggcttcttctctttttctaaatATTGATTCAGACGGATCAACTGTTTTATCATTAAGAAATAACAGCAGAATTATTATATAACTTATTAGCAGTGATTTGGGACCATTGACCAGTGTTCAAGAAAACTAAATTTTAACATTTCTTTTGGCAAACTATTATATCTTAGACCACGGATGGCCAATCGGTCGATAGCGATGCGATACGCAATATAGGTAGTGTTACAAACGAACAAAGCATAATACCAAGTTTCGTATCATCGAAATTGATATTGACgacaaatgaacaaaaattactgTCGGATCGTCAGTTTTTAATTCTGCATACAGATTATACGTGAACAAGTTTTCGGGTTTTACCCGATTAATATCGAGTAAATCCCACAAAATTTGGAGTCAACAGAATTATAAATGATATGGTTCGATGAATACGTTTTGTGCGCTATAATAATTCTAATGTTCAGTCAATGCAAAAGATTTTTATAGCAACAAATTTCATGACCTGCTTCGACCATTGAACTATTGACTCAACAGAACATAAATTAGAACAAGCTTAATTAGTTTTGGTAgaacaatttcatatttttaaaatcaaacgATTGAGGTgcgttcaataaaattttttgtcatttcaaTCACACATTTTCTTTATACGAAATTCACATTATCACAAGAAActcattttgaataaattgatggTCAGGATGATCATTCAAATGCTTCATTCAATTCTATATTAAGTTGCCACAACTATTTCGTCCGgcgaaaatatttcgttgaaTTGAGTAAGTATTATGTTCGCCGCATTTGACAATAGAGTTTagtgaaatcaaacaaatattACTTGACTTAAATCATCCTTTCCCTTCGTGACTGGTAAACATTTAAGATTGGTAGATCGCACTGAGTCTGGACAGTGAACAGTAGATCTCGGGCTTCATCAAGTTGGCTATCCCTGCCTTAGATGGATCATTTTCTAATCAATTTGACCGTTGAAACAGGAATAACGATCGGGCCAGGACGGGTAATCCCTGCGTTTGGGCCTGTGGTGAAACTGATGAAGATTCAGAGATATGGGGATCCATTTGATATGGAGATTATGCCTTGTTCCAGGCCAGTGAGATCATCAGTAGTTTCAAAAGTAATTAGACGGTTGAGTTACTGTACTTAAAATATGATGAATTGGTGCTGTTATTTGTCCATTTAGTATACTTGATAAGTCCAAGCTATGTTTCTGAAGGACAGCGAGATATACGATCACATAAATTGCCATTTATCGAGTCAGCAGAAAACTTGAACTTGTCAAAAAGACGTTTAGAAGATGTCTTCCGACCCGTTTTTCACCTCGAAATAATATCCTTACATCCGAAAGATGTCAAGACATTTTCTAAACATCATCTTGGAGATATTCAGTACGTTTTGTGCTGTCTGAGTAATAACGTTAATGGAAACGGATACATCATCATGTGATACATCACATAGATATTGAAATATGACGGATGCCCTTGTCGCCGAAAATAGCGATTAAACGGTACCCGAACCAAACCACGACTGATATCACGTACTGGTTGGTACTCACAGTCAGAGTATACctttgataaaaagaaatcttCCTGCCTAATAGACGCCGCAGAGAGATGAGGCATTCGAATGCTATCTCAAGGAAGATGACAGTGCAATGAAACTGAAGAATAAACTGAAGGAGAAGGAGGCGGCCAGAAAGGCTGGCCAAGAAGTACTGATGGACTTGGTTTTACAGCacaagcgaatgaaaaatgagatgGAAAGTGCGAAAATAGAGCTTCGTAAGCAGCAAAACATTCGGCACCTGACAGACAACGAAGTTTACGACGACGAAGGCAGAGTGCTTATTCCAGAGATAGAGCAACGTTTGTTCAATGTCGTGAcaaatctggaaaaaaatttgagcaaTATCAAATGTCAGGTTATGCAAGCTGAAGAGGAGTTACGGCAATTAGTCGAGGACGAACTTGATGCTAGTTTTGAGCTCGAGTGTGCGTTTCAAACCTTTTGTCAAAAGACTTATAACCAGGTAGTACCAAAATTAGAAGAAGATAAATCGAAAGACGAAGCTACTGCGCTGGAACCGATCGATGCTACCGAGCAAATGAGATTGCAGTTTGTCAACCTGCAGAAAATGATGCAGCGTATGATTGAAgtaatcttttcaaatttgcattGTTACAATTCCGTAGAACAgcgaatattttcgaattctGATTAACAAGTGATAATATTATCGGCTAAAGGAAGGTTAAGTTGATTAGAAATAGATTTACTTCATGAATGGAAGATTAGGAATTTGCCAATCAAAATGACACAGTAAGAATCAATTAATTCGCTTAAGTCAGAATCGTTGACTCAGTTTGTTTGCTCTACCATTAAATGCAAAAAATAGGAAACAGAATTAGGAGCTGAGCGTTTTAAATTTGATTACCGGTTaccgtacgaaaaaaaaaaacaccataTCTGAGAAtagaattgaaattcttttagTGTACCGattcaaattcatgaatttttacagaacAAGACTGCACCGAAGAAAGAATGGCATGGCTACATGAAAAACCAGAGAAAATgatgttgaaaatgaaaatcaccGAAAAACAATACAAATTATTGGTACGCCAGCCCCCTAGACATCCCTAATTATAGACAAATCAGGGTACACATTTACTCCGAGCGGCCTCGAGTTTCGCGGCGATATCAGCCACGTGCTAACAAAAGAGCAGCGCAACTGCTCAGAGTGGACTTGTAACTTGATTTGCCTGTAATTAGGAGTCCCTATAGGGCACATCACGGAAATAACCCGGTACACAGTATCACAGCCGATTCAAAGAACATAAAACAATaactaaataaattatgaataatcgTAGCGAATAAAAACGATTTTccgaaagtttgaaaaggTTTCTCGtcggttttaattttttgtcgcCAAGCTACCTTACatacttttgaaaaacaaatttatcagTAAATATTATTAAGAACGTGAccgtaaatttgaatttttccgatcAATGAAAGTCAACTCATACAAGCTCCCGTATGATCAAATCAAGTAGATCTGATAGGGCGGTAGCCCAATTAGTGCGGAATGCACGAGTTATTGCATGTCGACTGCTGGTAAAGGATAGTAAAGGCTTAGATGCGACAGCAGTGCAACTGTACGAAGATATCGGTATTCCTATCAGCAAATTCTACCGCATTTTTAGAGATTGCACCGTACACGAGCGCTATACATATAGTAACTGAGTTAGCAGCAGTAGACTGAAAATTATCACGACACATGGATGTGATGATTAGATGCAGCAGTTGCATCGAGTTCAAATACTCGTATTTCCGCTTACTGATTgtgattaataaaaaaaattttaacaaaaaacaTAGAACCGCTCAATCATGTATCCATAGTGTCTGTCCATGTCACAACTTGCCAACTTTAagatatacctatgtataaaaGTTTCGCGCTGAAGTTAGTTAGGGACGCCATGGATTGGCAGCGCTGCAGTCGCTGCCTTTTACGAGACTCGACAGTAAGCAGTGGGGCAGACGGTACTTTAAAGTGCCTGAAGTGTGGCCAGGTTTAGCAGTGCGTTTAGCTTTATGAAACACAGCTGCACGCGTATTCAAAGAGTCAGTGCGCGTCAAGGCTGGAATCCCATTGGATCTAAAACGCGGTTTCTCATTCAGTTAACGTAAAATGTCTAACGAATCGGACGATTATTGGAGCTTGACCGATGCTGAGCGGGAATACGCTGCCTTGAATTTAAATGAGCATGAGCACGATCGGGAAAAAAACATCTCGGAAATGAGGCAGTGGATATTAGAAAATAAAGACTTGCATACTCGCACTGGTGAGATAAATTATGACTGACTCGCATTAATGCCATTGTAAACAGATTACGTATGGaacatttttcgaatacgaaACACTTTTATACTTCGCCGTAACTTATTTAATTATGATTTTATCTGTAAATAATACATATTGCAGAGGTAAAGttcaattttgacaaattttgatTAGTCCCTTATTCCGCCACAG
Above is a genomic segment from Neodiprion pinetum isolate iyNeoPine1 chromosome 1, iyNeoPine1.2, whole genome shotgun sequence containing:
- the LOC124224920 gene encoding uncharacterized protein isoform X2, translated to MEIMPCSRPVRSSVVSKTPQRDEAFECYLKEDDSAMKLKNKLKEKEAARKAGQEVLMDLVLQHKRMKNEMESAKIELRKQQNIRHLTDNEVYDDEGRVLIPEIEQRLFNVVTNLEKNLSNIKCQVMQAEEELRQLVEDELDASFELECAFQTFCQKTYNQVVPKLEEDKSKDEATALEPIDATEQMRLQFVNLQKMMQRMIENKTAPKKEWHGYMKNQRK
- the LOC124224803 gene encoding kinesin-like protein KIF9, with amino-acid sequence MDEEEAAQVKNVKIFVRILPLTKICESLLKLDDNGKHRGIIARMLSDMLEEKRNRKYSDAIEYRMSYVEIYKNQVKDLLVGKNGRAKFNILPVNSEDETLKKIFEGEARKSIEQGETYDASHQGTSILTFHVSNTSLITSWAVATHSRIHIVDMAGFDSVGNSGCRKSAEQICNANLDKAKLEQFILALRNPNRSNIPRHSSNLLKYLGHAFELSSLLRFIAHIRVTDEDLILTLSTLRFASNVKKLKPKKIRYDVMPESDIEVGKLRENIARLRKELAVNNMLLHQEPLGNVSTARAKQIEQDAIDFLNGGLDDLMLLSLSQSQILLKTFKELFAKLEADHKVALEQAARDAYDLAAKDIKGSTLSLTKPSKIVVTSGTGKIRRKKSTGERLSKVTSSSSVGEDETVIDKVGEIEDQGIQRRLVRFAGKATTAKGLSKI
- the LOC124224920 gene encoding uncharacterized protein isoform X1, with the protein product MEIMPCSRPVRSSVVSKTPQRDEAFECYLKEDDSAMKLKNKLKEKEAARKAGQEVLMDLVLQHKRMKNEMESAKIELRKQQNIRHLTDNEVYDDEGRVLIPEIEQRLFNVVTNLEKNLSNIKCQVMQAEEELRQLVEDELDASFELECAFQTFCQKTYNQVVPKLEEDKSKDEATALEPIDATEQMRLQFVNLQKMMQRMIEVIFSNLHCYNSVEQRIFSNSD